The region TCTGAAGTAAAAGTTGCTGCTCAAAAGACCAAAGAGAAAGTTGGCAAATATATTGACACCGCAAAAGTAAAAGAAAAAGCGAATAAGATCATTTCAAAAAGTGCTGAAGTTGTAGAAAAAGGAGCAAAAAAAGTAAAAGAATCAGCGAGTAAAAATGAATAAATTCGAAGAACTACTTTTTAACCAAATGGATGTTACGGTACTTGCTCCTACTGTAAAGAAAAGCGCTTACGTACCCATTGATCTTTCAATAAACAACAAAGCCCTTTTTAATTTTAACATCAACGACCCACAAGAATTTGAAGACTACATCAATTCTTTTTTAAAAGCACATCAGCGTAAAATTGCCTATGGAGGCTATCTCGAAAAAAGAGCTATTTATCAAATTAGTGATGTGTTTAAAAATACAGCTATTGAACGCGATATTCACATCGGTTTGGATTTATGGATAGAAGCAGGCACTGCAGTTGTAGCTGCATTAGACGGTATTATTCATAGTTTTCAAGACAATACAGCACGTGGGGATTATGGTCCTACTATAATTCTTCAACATGAATTAGAAGGTATTGTGTTTTATACGTTATACGGACATTTAGCAAAAGAAAGTTTAAAGAATTTAATTGTTGGTCAAACCGTAAATAAAGGTAAGGAAATAGCTAAATTAGGCGCTCCTCCCATAAATGGTAATTATGCGCCGCATTTGCATTTTCAAATAATTAAAGATATTGAAAATAAAGTTGGAGATTATCCTGGCGTGTGTAATATTGAATCCCTTGACTTTTATAAAAACAATTGTCCAGACCCTAATTTATTATTAAAAATTAATAGTCCCATCTTGTAACGAAACAATATGGGACTAAAGTAAAAAAATAGGGGCAATTTTTAATTGTATTTTTGAATTCTTTGTTCTTGTTGGTCTAGTTTTTTTGGGCCAATTGGGAATCTTACATCAACATGTTTTGATTGCAACTCTCCTTTATTGTTAAAAGTATCCGCACGATTCGCTACAATATTCCATGAAAAACTAACATTTGATTTTCCGTTATTTAATTCTTTCACTTTAAATCCGTTTTTAGTTTTTTGAGTGACAAAAACACCATTACAGTCTCCTTCCAATTGAACAAATACTTTCATTGGATGTTTGTCATCAACAAAAATGTGTCTGGCTAATAATTCGTCTATTTTTATATATGCTTCACCATTAACTAACTTTCCCGTACCAAAATCTTCAAATAAAATTTCAGGCGTTTCTGTAGCATGTAGGATTCTATTATTTCCTTCACCGTCTTCAACCATGGTAGATAAGGAACCACCTCCTAAAACTTTATAAGAAGTATTATTATTTCTTGCACCAACAAAAACAAAATCAGTAGTTGACGTATTAGCATCAAAATAACCTCCATAGGTTACATCTCTTCGAGCAGCAGTAGACCCTGTAAAATAATCCACATCTTTCCCCGCAATTCTTGCAAAAGGCCCGTTGTTTGTAGTTAAATTATCGTCCTGATCATATTCAAAATAAGCCGCATTGTAAT is a window of Flavobacterium indicum GPTSA100-9 = DSM 17447 DNA encoding:
- a CDS encoding peptidoglycan DD-metalloendopeptidase family protein — its product is MNKFEELLFNQMDVTVLAPTVKKSAYVPIDLSINNKALFNFNINDPQEFEDYINSFLKAHQRKIAYGGYLEKRAIYQISDVFKNTAIERDIHIGLDLWIEAGTAVVAALDGIIHSFQDNTARGDYGPTIILQHELEGIVFYTLYGHLAKESLKNLIVGQTVNKGKEIAKLGAPPINGNYAPHLHFQIIKDIENKVGDYPGVCNIESLDFYKNNCPDPNLLLKINSPIL